One window of Dehalobacterium formicoaceticum genomic DNA carries:
- a CDS encoding PD-(D/E)XK nuclease family protein: protein MDIDKMKALSYEELRATYKGFLHSQSISKLTINTAYTDTFYLWRKGSKDLFWDTVTAMDFEDSAKNELIKALTENSTGNVKSLVNSYLSHLRKFRLFLVSDGTAQPFTPMQDKVDNPSKPRKKRLDVEVPAPSIEQVDFYLEKWDGLENYHLQEDALHKLFFELCPKNTDIVDILLKASTLNDFYSTNIFSIYPVAKHIYNLDIDARLNAGDVTLVGDVQYVTIGDTLKNFYSFASKYCSHHNPLEYPIYDSYVDEVLRYFRNNDEFSDFQDGDLKEYVKFKSILNDFRTFYGLDQYNLKQIDQYVWQLGKDYFPKNYGKKSSILKISKS, encoded by the coding sequence TTGGATATAGACAAAATGAAAGCTTTATCATATGAAGAGCTGCGTGCTACTTATAAAGGTTTCCTACATAGCCAGAGTATTTCAAAATTAACAATCAATACTGCTTATACGGATACCTTCTACCTTTGGAGAAAAGGGAGCAAAGATTTGTTCTGGGATACAGTAACTGCAATGGATTTTGAGGATTCGGCAAAGAATGAGCTAATAAAAGCTCTTACTGAAAATTCGACTGGTAATGTCAAATCGCTTGTTAATAGCTATTTGTCTCATTTAAGAAAGTTCCGTTTATTTTTAGTTTCTGATGGAACTGCCCAGCCGTTTACACCAATGCAGGATAAGGTTGATAATCCTTCGAAACCTCGTAAAAAGAGACTGGACGTTGAAGTACCCGCCCCATCAATCGAGCAGGTCGATTTTTATCTTGAGAAGTGGGATGGTCTTGAGAACTACCACCTGCAAGAGGATGCGCTTCATAAACTGTTCTTTGAGCTATGTCCGAAGAATACCGACATTGTTGATATTCTCCTAAAGGCGTCAACGCTCAATGATTTTTATAGCACAAACATTTTCTCAATCTATCCGGTGGCTAAACATATCTATAATTTAGATATTGATGCGAGACTTAATGCCGGTGATGTTACCTTGGTGGGTGATGTCCAGTATGTAACCATCGGTGATACATTGAAGAACTTTTATTCCTTCGCCTCAAAATATTGCAGCCATCATAATCCGCTTGAATATCCGATTTATGATAGCTACGTTGATGAGGTGCTTCGCTATTTTAGAAATAACGATGAATTTTCAGATTTTCAGGATGGCGACTTGAAGGAATATGTTAAGTTCAAAAGCATTCTGAATGATTTCCGTACATTCTATGGCTTGGATCAATATAACCTGAAGCAAATTGATCAGTATGTATGGCAGCTCGGGAAGGATTACTTTCCGAAGAACTATGGGAAGAAAAGCTCTATTTTAAAAATCTCTAAAAGCTAA
- a CDS encoding flavodoxin family protein, with translation MILGISGSPRENGITAHAIKEILSQSKEDTQYISLFGKHIGGCISCLGCTKDNKCVVEDDFQEIAEAMAQADAIVLGVPNYYDVPNALTHAMLERCFCFRHQGTFSLKDKPIVILSTGYSKDEENSQVLNIVEHFANKNKMKVISKFLVGAFSQCYSCKYGMTCADGNIVKDNGFVDKITTEMLPPKFKQQENSILKCHRAADTITKLLAMYKERKGVQ, from the coding sequence ATGATTTTAGGTATATCAGGTAGTCCGAGGGAAAATGGTATTACCGCTCACGCTATCAAAGAAATTCTTTCTCAGAGCAAGGAGGACACACAGTATATCTCCCTATTTGGGAAACATATAGGAGGTTGCATCAGTTGCCTTGGTTGTACGAAAGACAATAAATGCGTTGTAGAAGATGATTTTCAAGAGATTGCAGAAGCTATGGCTCAAGCAGACGCTATTGTTCTAGGCGTACCTAATTATTATGATGTACCCAATGCTTTGACACATGCGATGTTAGAACGATGTTTCTGCTTTCGTCACCAAGGCACCTTCTCCTTAAAAGATAAACCGATTGTCATTCTATCGACTGGTTATTCTAAGGATGAAGAAAATAGTCAAGTACTGAATATAGTAGAACATTTTGCGAATAAAAATAAAATGAAAGTAATTTCAAAATTTTTAGTGGGTGCTTTTTCGCAATGTTACTCATGTAAATATGGTATGACTTGTGCTGACGGAAATATTGTGAAAGATAACGGTTTTGTTGATAAAATTACAACAGAGATGTTACCACCCAAATTTAAACAGCAAGAAAATTCTATTTTAAAATGTCATCGTGCGGCAGATACTATCACCAAACTGTTAGCCATGTATAAAGAGCGTAAAGGAGTGCAATAG
- a CDS encoding nitroreductase family protein, with the protein MELKEVVSKRQSIRRFKDTEISDKDIIELVEVATKAPSSMNIQNGSMSIS; encoded by the coding sequence ATGGAACTAAAAGAAGTTGTCAGCAAGAGACAGAGTATCCGTCGATTTAAAGATACGGAGATCTCAGATAAAGATATTATTGAATTGGTTGAAGTTGCGACTAAAGCACCTTCATCAATGAATATTCAAAATGGATCTATGTCAATATCTTAG
- a CDS encoding pyridoxamine 5'-phosphate oxidase family protein, producing MKAIVEFLNKSKVFYLATNSEGAPDVRPMGIAIPYNDKLYFVAAKPMNVFKQLEADNKVSISAYDGEKFLRLYGTAVLEDSEETVNTFLGMDEKIATMFPADIMAPFYLKDVTASICSFTEEPEVYNF from the coding sequence ATGAAAGCAATAGTAGAATTTTTAAACAAGAGTAAGGTGTTTTATTTAGCTACAAATAGTGAAGGAGCACCTGATGTAAGACCAATGGGAATTGCAATTCCATATAATGACAAATTATACTTTGTAGCAGCTAAACCAATGAATGTATTTAAGCAATTAGAAGCAGATAATAAAGTATCTATTTCTGCTTATGACGGAGAGAAATTCTTAAGACTTTACGGCACTGCAGTACTTGAAGACTCAGAAGAAACAGTAAACACATTCCTAGGGATGGACGAGAAAATCGCAACCATGTTCCCAGCGGATATTATGGCGCCGTTCTATTTAAAAGATGTAACAGCAAGTATTTGTTCATTTACAGAAGAACCAGAAGTATATAACTTCTAA
- a CDS encoding flavodoxin family protein, with product MMKIAVRYYSKTGNTKKLAEAIGRAIGVKAFPLSQPVDPDTDILFLGSSVYAAGVSGEVKTFINTLDKNVGKVVNFSSAAIIESTYNQVKKLVKKRGITMSDKEFHCRGSFTVMHRGKPDKDDLKSVATFAKEVTNG from the coding sequence ATGATGAAAATAGCGGTGCGATATTATTCGAAAACGGGTAATACAAAAAAGTTAGCTGAAGCCATTGGAAGGGCTATAGGTGTTAAAGCTTTTCCACTTTCACAACCTGTAGACCCAGATACAGATATTTTATTTTTAGGAAGCTCTGTTTACGCAGCAGGCGTGTCCGGAGAAGTTAAAACCTTTATAAATACTTTAGACAAAAATGTTGGTAAAGTAGTTAATTTTAGTTCTGCGGCGATTATCGAGTCCACATACAATCAAGTTAAAAAATTAGTTAAGAAAAGAGGTATCACGATGTCTGATAAAGAGTTTCATTGTAGAGGGAGCTTTACAGTAATGCATCGTGGAAAACCAGATAAAGATGACTTGAAATCGGTAGCGACGTTTGCGAAGGAAGTTACAAATGGCTAA
- a CDS encoding GTPase domain-containing protein, with protein sequence MASQLSLIRSNFEILPQQLVEDINALSKTSFSITLFGRTMAGKSTLMEILIHGNGDSIGKGAQRTTRDVRTYIYKNLQITDVPGIAAFEGEDDENIAFDAAKKSDLILFLITDDAPQACEAECLNRILELGKPVICLINIKADINAASSLKMFKRDVQKKFDNERLETIKKQFFDFGNQYGQDWRNIRFAYVHLKSAFLSQQNEFKESSYELYDLSRFSYVENLIISEVCKNGSFYKLKAFTDIVVVPVVDALETLFSQSAKNSEQGSVLVGKKRKLKKWTDDFETDSKSRIETLLTSISGELKREIASFAEDNYDNSNASAEWNKILKSRKIEERSSDLLKQLGKECETELREISREINAEINFSHSVFSDRSINMHMLVDGKRIWNWTTTLLSGGLMIASLFNVWNPIGWIGLGVGLVGWMGSFLFNDREKKVRNARQKLEKKLSDHIDKMVVGLRKKLLDVLYDELLKKQLYPMSRNIDDVINSVFTLSKTQREFAIALNNKLQEINAAVIKEALAYLGYEGLEWHISSIARIPGYAVMLVLEYGKVFPNDAAKALSNLLKEKVWYIIKNNNIKSMLLQAIWRKADRNSVDIQSINIQYIDDVPRIAHIPFLDAIDANTQNRIRMAQQITELLIMK encoded by the coding sequence TTGGCATCACAATTATCATTAATCCGTTCTAACTTTGAGATTCTTCCGCAGCAGCTTGTTGAAGATATAAACGCATTATCAAAAACATCTTTTTCAATAACGCTTTTTGGAAGAACAATGGCGGGCAAGTCCACTCTGATGGAAATTTTAATCCACGGAAATGGTGATTCCATAGGAAAAGGTGCCCAACGAACAACTCGTGATGTTAGAACTTACATATATAAAAATTTACAGATTACTGATGTCCCGGGGATAGCCGCATTTGAAGGCGAAGACGACGAGAACATTGCTTTTGATGCTGCAAAAAAAAGCGACCTTATATTGTTCTTAATAACTGACGACGCACCCCAAGCTTGTGAAGCGGAATGTCTGAACAGAATCCTTGAACTCGGCAAGCCTGTAATTTGCCTTATTAACATCAAGGCTGATATCAATGCAGCCAGCAGTTTAAAAATGTTCAAGCGTGATGTTCAGAAGAAATTTGATAATGAGCGCTTGGAGACAATTAAGAAGCAGTTCTTTGATTTTGGTAATCAATATGGACAGGATTGGCGTAATATTCGGTTTGCATATGTGCATTTGAAGTCCGCCTTTCTTTCACAGCAAAATGAGTTTAAAGAAAGCAGCTATGAACTCTACGACTTGTCTCGATTTAGTTATGTCGAGAATTTAATTATTAGCGAAGTGTGCAAAAACGGAAGCTTTTACAAGCTGAAGGCTTTCACAGATATTGTTGTTGTCCCAGTAGTAGATGCCTTGGAAACCCTGTTTAGTCAGAGTGCTAAAAACAGTGAGCAAGGGTCTGTCCTTGTTGGCAAGAAGCGAAAACTAAAAAAATGGACAGACGATTTTGAAACCGACAGCAAGAGCAGGATTGAGACATTGCTGACATCAATTTCTGGCGAGCTAAAACGTGAAATAGCTTCTTTCGCAGAGGATAACTATGACAACTCAAATGCCAGCGCCGAATGGAATAAGATTTTGAAAAGTCGTAAGATTGAAGAGCGGTCTTCTGATTTGTTAAAACAACTCGGCAAAGAGTGTGAAACAGAACTGCGAGAAATTAGCCGTGAAATTAATGCTGAGATAAATTTCTCTCACTCTGTGTTCTCTGACCGTTCAATCAATATGCATATGCTCGTAGATGGAAAACGCATATGGAACTGGACTACCACGTTACTTAGCGGCGGGCTTATGATAGCCAGCTTATTTAATGTTTGGAATCCTATAGGGTGGATTGGACTGGGAGTCGGTTTAGTGGGATGGATGGGTTCGTTCCTTTTTAATGACCGAGAAAAGAAAGTCCGTAACGCTCGTCAGAAATTAGAGAAGAAGCTCTCTGACCATATCGATAAGATGGTGGTTGGGCTACGGAAGAAGCTACTCGACGTTTTGTATGATGAATTGCTGAAAAAACAGTTGTACCCTATGAGTCGTAACATTGATGATGTTATTAACTCAGTATTCACATTGTCAAAAACGCAGCGTGAATTCGCCATAGCTCTTAATAATAAGTTGCAGGAGATAAACGCTGCCGTTATTAAAGAAGCATTGGCGTATTTGGGCTATGAGGGTTTGGAATGGCACATTTCAAGTATCGCAAGAATACCAGGATACGCAGTTATGTTGGTACTTGAGTATGGGAAAGTATTCCCAAATGACGCAGCCAAAGCCTTGTCTAACCTTCTAAAAGAAAAGGTATGGTACATCATAAAGAATAACAACATCAAATCAATGCTGTTGCAGGCAATATGGCGTAAAGCCGACAGGAATTCAGTTGATATCCAGAGCATCAATATCCAGTATATCGATGATGTACCGAGAATCGCACACATTCCTTTTCTTGATGCCATCGACGCCAATACGCAGAACCGTATTCGAATGGCACAGCAAATTACAGAACTTCTGATTATGAAATAA
- a CDS encoding cobyrinate a,c-diamide synthase, protein MANLDRMNCPRFVLAGTNSGVGKTTITLGLLNGFRRKGINVQPFKSGPDYIDPAFHTFVTGNPSRNLDTWLIQENPIEYLMQQTGVNKDLSIIEGVMGFYDGHIVHKNVGSTAHLSKVLKAPVVLIINGSGISTSAAAIVHGFKHFDNDVDVAGVIINQVNSKRHYDILKEAIEEMTGVKCFGYLKKHPDINLDSRHLGLIPSYEVEVLQDKIDLISNLMEDSIDFDGLLELGQSAAPLKRVDLGIKKVVDEVRIGVPLDKAFNFYYQDNLELLEALGAKLVYFSPLEDKAVPASIDGIYFGGGFPEVFVKELSANKQMRTSIKEFIEAGGPVYAECGGLMYMCNRIVDLEDNAYEMVGILENDSVMTKKLQRFGYVDVRINKESIIGSDMTNFEAHEFHRSKLTEHLDDQTVYSVEKDRGNGNINKWSCGYTYKNFLGGYAHIHFYNNLEIPRNFLYTCEKRKK, encoded by the coding sequence ATGGCTAACTTAGATAGAATGAATTGTCCAAGATTTGTCCTGGCAGGTACAAATAGTGGTGTAGGTAAAACGACAATCACCCTAGGTCTTTTAAATGGGTTTCGACGGAAAGGAATTAATGTTCAGCCATTTAAAAGTGGGCCAGACTATATCGATCCTGCATTTCATACATTTGTTACTGGAAACCCATCGCGAAATTTAGATACATGGCTTATACAGGAAAACCCTATAGAATATTTAATGCAACAAACTGGAGTGAATAAAGATCTTTCTATTATCGAAGGCGTAATGGGTTTTTATGATGGGCATATTGTTCATAAAAATGTTGGCAGTACTGCTCATTTATCAAAAGTATTAAAAGCACCAGTTGTACTCATCATTAATGGTAGTGGTATTTCTACAAGTGCCGCAGCAATTGTACACGGCTTTAAGCATTTTGATAATGATGTGGACGTAGCAGGTGTGATTATTAATCAGGTCAACAGTAAACGTCATTATGACATATTAAAAGAAGCTATTGAAGAAATGACGGGCGTAAAGTGTTTTGGCTATTTAAAGAAACACCCTGACATTAATTTGGATAGTCGTCATCTAGGTTTAATACCCTCTTATGAAGTAGAAGTGCTACAAGACAAAATCGACTTGATTAGTAATTTGATGGAAGACTCTATTGATTTTGATGGTTTACTGGAACTTGGGCAAAGTGCGGCACCATTAAAAAGAGTAGATTTAGGCATAAAAAAAGTTGTTGATGAAGTAAGAATTGGTGTGCCGTTGGATAAGGCCTTTAACTTCTACTATCAAGACAACTTAGAACTACTAGAAGCACTTGGAGCGAAACTAGTGTATTTTAGTCCTTTAGAAGATAAGGCAGTTCCAGCATCCATAGATGGTATTTACTTTGGAGGTGGTTTTCCAGAAGTATTTGTTAAAGAGCTATCGGCTAATAAACAAATGCGAACATCTATTAAAGAGTTTATTGAAGCAGGTGGCCCAGTTTATGCGGAATGTGGTGGACTTATGTATATGTGTAACCGGATAGTGGATCTTGAGGATAATGCTTATGAAATGGTTGGTATCTTGGAAAATGACTCTGTCATGACAAAAAAGTTACAACGATTTGGTTATGTAGATGTCAGAATCAATAAGGAATCGATTATTGGATCAGATATGACCAATTTTGAAGCTCATGAGTTTCATCGCTCAAAACTGACGGAGCACTTGGATGACCAGACAGTTTATAGTGTTGAAAAAGACAGAGGTAATGGCAATATCAATAAATGGTCATGTGGTTATACCTACAAAAATTTCCTTGGTGGGTATGCACATATTCATTTTTACAATAATCTAGAAATTCCTAGGAATTTTTTATATACATGCGAAAAAAGAAAAAAATGA
- a CDS encoding winged helix-turn-helix transcriptional regulator, with the protein MFKKYLDECGSCQISPEVREALCPYCMAQKVIKGKWKLLIFWHLQQGTKRFNELSRLIPATQATLTRQLRELEQDEVIVREVYNVIPPKVEYKLSPLGIEFGNVLSAMNIWGVEYLTHMGMINQDN; encoded by the coding sequence ATGTTTAAAAAATACTTAGATGAATGTGGCTCTTGCCAAATCAGTCCAGAAGTAAGAGAAGCACTCTGTCCATATTGTATGGCACAAAAAGTCATAAAAGGAAAATGGAAACTTCTAATTTTCTGGCATCTACAACAAGGTACCAAACGATTTAATGAACTAAGTAGACTTATTCCTGCAACTCAGGCAACACTTACGAGACAATTGAGAGAATTGGAACAAGATGAAGTCATTGTTCGGGAAGTATACAACGTCATACCTCCTAAAGTGGAATACAAATTGTCACCACTAGGAATCGAGTTTGGCAATGTCTTGTCTGCTATGAATATTTGGGGAGTCGAGTATCTCACACACATGGGCATGATCAATCAAGACAACTAA
- a CDS encoding IS1380 family transposase: MINKIEFKAKNLTSNAGLFLMLENTKNNGIFEMIENDLTFESASVNKIKMNHVKTMLSGHFIGIDKLERLKLLKNDPLVREFDISVKEPETVSRFLSNFSFKTTQMFREINFKVFKKLLSKSGLTSITIDIDSSVINVEGHQEGATKGYNPKKLGNRCYNVQFAFCDELKAYVTGFVRSGNAYTANGAAELIKEIVATLKAQNLEIFFRMDSGYFDEEIIETIESLGCKYLIKAKAYATLVSQVTASSAVFLKGIDGRETAELLIKLDKWKKKRRFVVSRVLKPEKERAQLSLLEGSEYDYFFFVTNTDLESEAVVLSYEKRGNAENYIKEAKYDMSVGHLLLKSFWANEAVFQMMMLSYNLFLLFKFDYLDVSEYRQQIKTFRLKYVFLAAKIIKTARSVIMKLSSKYPYQEVYKKCICLES, encoded by the coding sequence ATGATAAATAAAATCGAGTTTAAGGCTAAAAATCTTACCTCAAATGCAGGACTTTTTCTGATGCTAGAGAACACTAAAAATAACGGCATTTTTGAGATGATTGAAAATGACCTCACTTTTGAAAGCGCTTCTGTAAACAAGATTAAAATGAATCATGTTAAAACCATGCTCTCTGGTCATTTTATAGGCATAGATAAGCTCGAACGTTTAAAACTTTTAAAGAATGATCCCCTTGTTCGTGAATTCGATATTTCTGTTAAAGAGCCTGAAACCGTGTCGCGTTTTTTAAGCAACTTCAGCTTCAAAACGACGCAAATGTTCAGAGAAATCAACTTCAAAGTGTTTAAAAAGCTACTTTCTAAAAGTGGATTGACATCCATCACTATTGATATCGATAGCAGTGTCATTAATGTAGAAGGCCACCAAGAAGGCGCTACTAAAGGTTACAATCCTAAAAAGCTGGGCAATCGATGCTACAATGTCCAGTTTGCCTTTTGTGATGAACTCAAAGCCTATGTCACTGGTTTTGTTAGAAGTGGTAATGCATACACCGCAAATGGTGCTGCTGAACTGATTAAAGAGATTGTTGCCACTCTTAAAGCTCAAAACTTGGAAATCTTTTTCCGTATGGATAGTGGCTACTTCGATGAAGAAATCATTGAAACAATCGAGTCTCTTGGTTGCAAATACTTAATTAAAGCTAAAGCTTATGCAACACTTGTCTCCCAAGTGACCGCTTCCTCTGCTGTGTTTCTTAAAGGTATAGACGGCAGAGAAACCGCTGAGCTGCTTATAAAATTGGATAAGTGGAAGAAAAAAAGAAGATTTGTCGTGTCTCGCGTTCTGAAACCCGAAAAAGAAAGAGCTCAGTTAAGCCTGTTAGAAGGTTCAGAGTACGACTATTTTTTCTTTGTCACCAATACAGACCTAGAGTCAGAAGCGGTGGTTCTCTCCTATGAAAAGCGTGGCAATGCTGAAAACTATATCAAAGAAGCAAAATACGACATGTCAGTAGGCCACTTGCTTTTGAAATCATTCTGGGCAAATGAAGCAGTATTCCAAATGATGATGCTTTCATACAATCTGTTTTTACTCTTCAAATTTGACTACTTGGATGTGTCTGAATATAGGCAGCAGATAAAGACATTTCGCTTGAAATACGTTTTTCTTGCGGCCAAAATTATCAAAACAGCTAGGTCTGTGATTATGAAGCTCTCAAGCAAATATCCTTATCAAGAGGTGTATAAAAAATGTATCTGCTTAGAGTCGTAA
- a CDS encoding cysteine-rich small domain-containing protein: MRTYKTDNYKFNQHRQCEFFPCHKGVEEDKFNCLFCYCPLYMLGNECGGNFKVTNGVKDCSGCTKPHAEGSYDFVMSKIKMVIQKGSSFIK; this comes from the coding sequence ATGAGAACATACAAAACGGATAATTATAAGTTTAATCAACATAGACAATGTGAATTTTTTCCTTGTCACAAAGGAGTAGAGGAAGACAAGTTTAACTGCCTTTTCTGTTATTGTCCATTGTATATGTTAGGTAACGAATGTGGCGGTAACTTCAAAGTGACCAATGGGGTAAAAGATTGTTCCGGCTGTACAAAACCTCATGCTGAAGGTAGTTATGACTTTGTCATGTCAAAAATAAAGATGGTTATTCAAAAAGGATCAAGTTTTATTAAGTAA
- a CDS encoding IS3 family transposase (programmed frameshift) has product MVELYNSGKSLAELNSEYAVSKSTITGWVKKNKPVSVDKNTTITAVEHKNLLKKNAKLEEEIEIFKKGYGHIRKEVTTIFEFITNNKKYHDIKLMCKVLKVARSSYYKYLNKKPSDRELENKNIEKEIINIHKESKNRYGAPKINESLKALGIIISLKRTQRLMKKLGIKSIIIKKFRPASSKRKIVEKENLLKRDFETATINEKWVTDITYIHTIKDGWCYLASVMDLYSKKIIGHAMSKTIDTPLALRAVKNAVQLQKPSTPLILHSDLGCQYTSSAFKQYIDSTKLITHSFSAKGCPYDNACIESFHASLKKEEVHLVKYFDFDTARLSIFEYIEAWYNRKRIHSSIGYISPQNCEDLARKIA; this is encoded by the exons ATAGTAGAACTTTATAATTCTGGAAAGAGCCTAGCAGAGTTGAATAGTGAATATGCCGTATCAAAATCAACAATAACTGGCTGGGTAAAGAAAAATAAACCTGTTTCTGTAGATAAAAATACAACTATAACAGCAGTGGAACATAAAAATTTATTAAAGAAAAATGCAAAACTTGAGGAAGAAATTGAAATAT TTAAAAAAGGCTATGGGCATATTCGCAAGGAAGTAACTACTATATTTGAATTCATCACTAACAACAAGAAATATCATGATATTAAGCTCATGTGTAAGGTTTTAAAGGTAGCTAGGAGCTCTTATTACAAGTATTTAAATAAAAAACCAAGTGATCGAGAATTAGAAAATAAAAATATAGAAAAAGAAATCATAAATATCCACAAAGAGAGCAAAAACCGTTATGGAGCACCCAAAATAAATGAATCACTAAAAGCATTGGGGATAATTATTAGTTTAAAAAGAACTCAACGTTTAATGAAGAAGTTGGGAATAAAATCTATAATAATAAAAAAATTTAGACCAGCATCATCTAAAAGGAAAATAGTAGAGAAAGAAAACCTTTTAAAAAGGGATTTTGAAACAGCTACTATTAATGAAAAGTGGGTAACTGATATTACTTACATCCACACAATTAAAGATGGTTGGTGTTACTTAGCTTCGGTTATGGATCTATATAGTAAGAAAATAATAGGACATGCTATGTCTAAAACTATTGATACCCCATTAGCGCTACGGGCTGTAAAGAATGCTGTACAGCTTCAAAAACCAAGCACTCCATTAATACTTCATAGTGATTTAGGATGTCAGTATACAAGCTCCGCTTTCAAGCAATACATAGATAGTACTAAACTTATTACCCATTCCTTTAGTGCAAAGGGATGTCCTTACGACAACGCTTGTATAGAGTCATTTCATGCTTCTTTGAAAAAAGAGGAAGTCCACCTTGTTAAATATTTTGATTTTGACACAGCAAGATTATCGATATTTGAATATATAGAAGCTTGGTACAATAGAAAAAGGATACATAGCAGCATTGGTTATATCTCACCACAAAACTGTGAAGATTTAGCTAGAAAAATTGCATGA
- a CDS encoding DsbA family oxidoreductase, with product MKIEIWSDYVCPFCYIGERKLGQALEQLKMTDDVEIIFKSFELDPNAQKQYEGDIHQLMAKKYGISIERAIETNNNIVRSAREVGLVFNFDDLKRTNTFDAHRLSYYAKEKGRLSAFTEAVMRSYFIEALDISNLETLLDLAVEVGLDREKAKGILTSSAYSQEVRTAEQNAHSKGINGVPYFIFDEKEVIYGAQPVEAFVNVIEAVKNNVPTTINETNF from the coding sequence TTGAAAATAGAAATTTGGTCAGATTATGTATGTCCATTTTGTTATATTGGTGAAAGAAAGCTTGGACAAGCGCTTGAACAATTAAAGATGACAGATGACGTTGAGATTATATTTAAATCTTTCGAATTAGATCCTAATGCGCAAAAACAATATGAGGGAGACATTCATCAATTGATGGCAAAGAAATACGGCATAAGTATTGAACGTGCAATTGAAACCAATAACAACATTGTTAGAAGTGCAAGAGAAGTAGGGTTGGTGTTTAACTTTGATGACTTAAAACGGACAAATACATTTGATGCCCACCGTTTATCTTATTATGCAAAAGAAAAGGGTAGATTAAGTGCATTTACTGAAGCTGTCATGAGAAGCTATTTTATTGAAGCTTTAGATATCTCCAATCTAGAAACACTGTTAGACCTTGCGGTTGAAGTGGGGTTAGATAGAGAGAAAGCAAAAGGCATTCTAACTTCGTCGGCTTATAGTCAAGAAGTAAGGACAGCTGAACAGAATGCTCATTCAAAAGGAATCAATGGTGTGCCGTATTTCATCTTTGATGAAAAGGAAGTTATTTATGGTGCGCAACCAGTTGAAGCATTTGTAAATGTCATTGAAGCAGTTAAAAATAATGTGCCAACAACGATAAATGAAACAAATTTTTGA
- a CDS encoding haloacid dehalogenase type II codes for MIKAVFFDMNETLLNLEPLKTHFDKHFKDEYVLKYWFTKLLQTSLVMASMNAYKNFGELAGVVLESVFHEGGKSLSEDEKASILNTFRSMPAFEDVPEALKMLKDNNLKVIAVSNSSLTMMEEQLTNAGIIKYFDGYYSVDAVARYKPFEDIYKFVANEELLDVSEVVMVASHDWDLFGAKSAGLKTAYIKRKDVIYNPFYSDPDIDDDHMVKLAEKIVRLKD; via the coding sequence ATGATTAAAGCAGTTTTTTTCGATATGAATGAAACGTTACTTAATCTGGAACCCCTTAAAACGCATTTTGATAAGCATTTTAAAGATGAGTATGTCCTAAAGTATTGGTTTACAAAGTTGCTTCAGACGTCTCTGGTAATGGCTAGCATGAACGCGTATAAGAATTTTGGAGAACTAGCAGGTGTCGTGTTAGAAAGTGTGTTCCATGAAGGTGGAAAATCCTTATCAGAAGATGAAAAAGCAAGTATATTGAATACTTTTAGAAGTATGCCAGCTTTTGAAGATGTCCCTGAAGCGCTGAAGATGCTTAAAGATAATAATTTAAAAGTTATTGCAGTATCCAATTCATCACTAACGATGATGGAAGAACAGCTGACAAATGCAGGGATTATCAAATATTTTGATGGGTATTATTCAGTAGATGCAGTAGCCCGCTACAAACCCTTTGAAGATATATATAAATTCGTAGCAAATGAAGAACTATTGGATGTCTCTGAAGTCGTAATGGTGGCTTCTCATGATTGGGATTTGTTTGGTGCTAAAAGTGCTGGGTTGAAAACAGCTTATATCAAGCGTAAAGACGTCATTTATAATCCGTTTTATTCGGACCCTGATATAGATGATGACCATATGGTTAAATTAGCTGAAAAAATTGTAAGGTTAAAAGACTAA